TATAGTGATTTTTTTATGTAGATTTTGGCATCTCGGCTCTGCTCGATGGCCTGAGGGGACTGGGGACTGGGGGTGGTGTGTTAATCTATGATGTATTCTATGACTTTTGCATGTTCTAGCCCTGTGTAGGTGCAGAATTCTTCGATGCTAACGAGGTGGTGCTCTGGTTTGTTATAGTGTTTTCTGATTTTTTGAATGAGCGCGCGGCTGTAACGCTCACTACGTCCTGTAATTCTTTGGATGTCTTTTGGGTAGATGCATAGCCTTGTCAGTTTGCTAATCATGTCTAAGGTTTTTGATAAACAAAGATTGGTAGACTGAATGAATTTTTTACGGTAGTCTTTCGGTAGTACCGAAAGATTTTTTAGCTTTTTGACCTATCCTTGCTGTATTTCTACTGGTAAACCGCTATCCATGCTCCGCTAAAATGAACGCCTATCTTAAGGCGATTGCCGATTTGTGTGGTGTTACCAAAGGTTGAACCATCATGTTGCCCGTTATACATTGGCTACTACAATAAGGCTTTCTAATGGTGCTTCTATAGAATACGTTAGCAAAATGCTAGGTCATAAAAGTATTACAACCACACAGTATTACACTAAACTCCTCGACAAGAACGTGGGTGAAGATATGTTGATTTTAAAAGAAGTATAAAATTAAAAATACGTAGCCCTATTAAATCAATTTAACATTTCAGATGTTTTCAATTTATATATAAATACAGGTGTTCTTATCCGTTTATAATTTCCCCTCCATTAGGATGAATAACCTGACCGGTAATATAACTTGAATCTTCGCTTGCTAAAAATAGAAAACTCGGAGCCACCTCATTAGGCATTCCTGCACGCTTCATTGGTGAATCGCTTCCAAATTCCGAATTTTTTTTTGGTGAGAAAGAAGAACTGATTAATGGCGTCCATATTGGGCCTGGTGCGACTGCATTCACTCGGATCCCTTTATCTACCAGATTGGAGGCTAAACTTCTTGTAAAAGACAGGATTGCTCCTTTCGTTGCGGAATAATCAATAAGTTGGGGGCTTCCTCGGTAAGCTGTTACAGAGGATGTATTAATAATACATGATCCTTTTCTGAGAAATGGTAAGGCATATTTTGTAATCCAGAAATAAGAGAAGAAATTATTTTGAAATGTTCTTAACAATTGGTCAGTAGAAATTTCTTCTAATGACGCGGATTCCCAATGCAAAGCCGCATTATTTATAAGGATATCTATTTTTTTATAAATTTTTATTGTCTTTTCAATTACTTTTTTGCACTGGCTTTCTTTTGCTAAATCTGCTTTTATCAATGTGCATTTTCTTGAAAATGTTTCTACCTCTTTTTTAGTTTGTTTGGCATCGTTGGTTTCGTTGAGGTAGGCAATGATAATATCGGCTCCTTCTTTTGCGAATAGCAGCGCTACAGCTTTTCCAATACCGCTATCTCCTCCTGTAATCAATACTACTTTATCTTTAAGTTTTCCTTCTTTAGAATAGCTGATTGGATTAGTTTCGGGAAGAGGAGACATTTTGTTTTCAGTTCCGGGTCGGTTTTGAGATTGTTTAGGTCTCAAAGCTCTTTTTTTTTGTTTTTTCATAAGCTTTTATTAAAGCTAATGCAATAATTATGCATTAAAAAGTTAGCCTATACAATATTGACTCATAATTTATGCGGTATTCTACTATCAAAGGGGGGATTGATGAATTTGTAGATCATAAAAATTAAAATAAATAATATACTATATTGATTAAGATCTAAACAATAAAAAAAGTAAAAACTATTGATTATAGATGGATGCTATTAATAATCCGATATGCATAGATTATTTTAGTAGACCGCTGTTTGAAATCATAAAATTTACATAAATATTGCTGTATTTTTGTAAAGTAAATTAAAAATATGACCATATATAACATTTTACTTAAATAATAAATGTGAAATTCGAATTTTTGAAAACAATTTCATTTATAACTTGTAGGTAAGTATTATTATGCTCAGTTGTACAAAACAAGGACAAAAAATCCTAATATTCTGATACTACTTTAGGTCTTAAAAGAATAATGATTCAATAGTAATAAGTGTTAATAAAAGTAATAAGGTTTGTATTGTATATGGGGGGATGATAGCATGTCTTTTATCAAAGTTGGTAGAACGTTATTTTATCCTGTTAGTTTTTTTAAATGCAGGTTGGAGACTTTGATATGATTTAGTGCGGATTTATATAGTTATTAATGACTAATAATAGATTGAGAAAATAAACTAGCTGTATTAATGATAATAAAAATCAATATCTTTACACCATATGCAATTTTTATGAGTAAAAAAGTAATTAATAGACTAAAGGTAGTACTTGCAGAGAAGAATGTAAGTAGTAAATGGCTTGCAGAACAGTTAGATAAGAACGAGGCTACAGTTTCAAGATGGTGTACAAACGAGGTTCAACCGCCACTAAAGACTTTTGTAAAAATTGCAGAAAAACTGGATGTTAAATTAACCACATTGTTCAATGACTAATCACAACAATAGCACTAAAATTCCTTTTAAGGTTTCGGCAAGAACTGCTAGGCTTATTGGAAGGGAAAATATAGCTTCTTCCAAAGGAGCAATTATTGAATTGGTCAAAAATGGTTATGATGCTGACAGTAAAATTAGCATTGTGTATTTTGATAATAAATTTTCAACGGTTTTAAATGAAATAACTGAAGAATATGTAAGCGAATTAAATTCTTTAGGAATATCAAAAGTCGAAATCTTTGATTTATACGAAAAGGATATTGAAAACGACAATGCATATGTAATTAAGAAAGATGTTGATGAAGAAAAAAAGAAACAATTCAAAAACATAATAGCTAAGTTTTGTTCATTATACATTATTGATACTGGAGAAGGTATGACACAGAAAATTATTCGTGATTATTGGATGACGATAGGTACAGATAATAAGGCGAATGATGTTTTCACTAAGTCAGGAAGGGTAAAAGCTGGTGCAAAAGGAATCGGTCGATTTGCCCTTGATAAATTAGGTGGCATTTGTGAGATGACAACAATATTTAATCCGGAAGTACACGAAAACGATGTAGATGAGAATGGAGTTGCAACTGATTACTCGGGCTATAGATGGATTGTTAATTGGGAAGATTTTGAAGGAGAGTTTAAAACAATAGACAAAGTTGATGCAGAGTTGATTGGCATAAATGCAAATTCAATAATTGAAGAAATTGAAGCACAAATACCATTCTTGGATTTATCAAAAATTAATTTTGAAGAAGGTGCTCAATTTGGAACGATTTTAAAAATATCAAATCTAAGAGATAATTGGGAAGATTTCTATGTTGACCAAGTTTTTACCGATTTGGAAGTACTTGTTCCACCAAAAGAAGTTGGGGAGTTTGAAATATATCTTTTTAGCTCTCTGGCGCAAAATAAATATGGTGAAGTATTAGGTTCAGTTTGTGATGATTATGACTATAAATTAGTTGCAAAGGCTGATGAAAATCAAAATATTTCAATTACAGTTTATCGTGAAGAGTATGATGTTGAGTTAATTCCAAATGGATTTTTTCAGAGAGAAGCGATGAAGAATGAGCCTTACAGAAAAGAAGATTTCCTTCAAGGATTTTGGAAAAAGGAAACATCATTTTCTCAAATATTGATGGGTTTTAAAGAACGTGACGAGGATAATACGTTTGACAATATTGGGGTTTTTGAATTTACATTTTACTTCCTAAAAAGAAGCTATTCAAGCGATGACGCAAGCCGTTTCTTTTACAAAGGATTTATGTCAAATAATCGTAAAGATTGGTTGAATAAATTTGGAGGAATTAAACTATTCAGAGATAACTTCAGGGTAAGACCATACGGAGAGGCAAAAGATGCAGCGTTTGATTGGTTAAGTTTGGGTAATAGAAAAGCGGCAAGTCCTGCGGGTGTAGCAAAATCGGAAGGCGGATATAGAGTTGAGCCGGAAAATGTGGCTGGGGCAGTAAAAATTTCAAGGTTAACCAACGTAAATTTTGAAGATAAATCAAGCAGAGAAGGTTTGCAGAATAATAAAACCTTTGATGTGTTTAAGCAGCTTTTAGCAGGGATAATTAATGTTTTTGAAGACGACAGGGCATTTATTGCAAGAGAAATGGATGCTTATGATGATGAAAGATTTGGAGCAGAAAGGAATAGAAAAAAAGCTGAAGATTTGGCTAAAAAAATCGTTGCAGATTCCCGTGAGAAAAGAAAGCAAAGGGAAGATAATCCTAATAATGCTACCAATGATAATACATCCGAAGAACAACAAGCAAGTGATAGAGAAAAGGAAATTTTAGCAATTGAGATAGAACGTAAAGAAGAACAAATCGAAAAACTTAAAGACGAACAAAAAGTATTACGAGGATTAGCAAGTAGCGGTATTGTTTTAGCGTCTTTTAGTCACGATTTGAGTAAATTAAACGATGTATTGAGTTCAAGAACTGATAAGTTAAAAGAGCTAATTTCTGAAAAAATTAAAGAGGAAGATTATATTCAAGTTGAACGAAGAAAGAATCCTTTTTCTCAGATAGAGAAAATAAAAACACAGGATGTTAAACTTCAGAATTGGTTAAATTTTTCAATGGGTGCTACTAGAAAGGATAAACGGAAAAGGCCGCAAGTATTCCTTCAAAATTATTTTCTTGAATTTAAAGAAGATTGGAAAACAGTATTGGATGAAAGAGGTACTAATTTAGAAATTTCAGAAATAGAAGATATTGAGTTACGAGTTTTTGAAATCGACCTTGATAGTATTTTTAATAATCTTTTGGTTAACTCTATTGAAGCTTTCAATCTAATGAAGGTAAATAGACAAAGAGAAATACAAGTAAAAGTTCACTCTAATGGGAAAGAAGTTATTTTTGACTATGCTGACAATGGTACAGGATTATCTAAAGATATTGAAAAAGCAGAAATTATTTTTGAGCCATTATTTACAACTCGAAGAAACCCACATACTGCTGAAGAGGAAGGCACAGGATTGGGTATGTGGTTAGTACAGTCAATTGTTAAAGAAAATGATGGAAACCTAAAACTATTATTCCCTGAAAATGGATTTGGTTTAAGAATTTCATTTCCTGTAAAATATAAAAGACAAAAGGATGGACAAGTATAAAATACTCTTTATAGATGAGGAGAGAGATAGCTTTGATGATTTTCTTGATTATGTTGAAAAATCACCCAGGGCGGGTGAAATAGAACCGTTAACACAGCTACCCTTGGAAGATTTAGATTCTATGATTGAAAAAATCATAGACATTTCTCCTGATGCAATCATAACAGATTTCAATCTGAATGAAAAAAGAGTTGATATTGATTATAACGTTCCATATAATGGAACAGAACTCCTTGAAACATTTCTTTCAATAAGAGATGGTTTCCCGTTCATTGTTTTAACTGCTTTTGATGATATTGCTGTTAATCAGGCTGATGATGTAAATAAAGTATATGTAAAAAATATTTTGCACAAGTCAAATAAAGAAGAGATGACAAAAGCAAAGGCAACATTTTTGGATAGGGTAATAGCATCAATAAATCATTATCAAGCAAAATTGAAAAATGCTGAAGAAGAACTCGTTCAATTATTGGAAAAGAAAAAGGCAGGTAAAACGAATTATGATGAAGAGCAAAGAATTATAGAGTTAGATGGTTTTATTGAAAAATCCGTTGACAAAGGTTCGTCGATACCAAACGAGTATAAATTGTCTTCAAATACTGATAGATTAGGAGAATTATTGAGCAGGGTCGATAATATGATTAACAAGTTAAATAAGGATGGTAATGACAATTGATTTTAGAAATGATAATCCACAACGAACTTGTAATAAGACATATGTAAACTATCGGAGTTTCAAACCTTATCTTAGGGCGGATTTTAGAATGAAATGCGGTTATACTGATTGTAGCGATTTTTGGTTTGGAGGTACAAAGACGTTTCATATTGACCACTTTAAACCAAAAAGTAAATTTCCTGAACTTGAAACTACTTATTCTAATTTAGTTTATTGTTGCTCTTATGTGAATGTTCTGAAATCGGATGATGAAAATGAGTATTTGGATCCCTGTGAAGTAAACTATAATGAACATTTTGAAAGGGATAATGATGGAAATATTTTTCCAAAAACTGGGTCTGCAACAGCAGCCTATATGCACAAAAATTTGAAAATGTTTTTAAAGCGTTATCAGATTATTTGGACATTAGATAAATTGATTGAAAAAATTGACCTACTTGGTGAGGTAATTGAAAAGAATGTAAACGTTTCTGATGAAATTAAAAAAGAATACATTAATCTAAATATTGAATTTCATAAATACAGAAAATTTTTAAGTAAGGAACAATAGATTATTCAGATGAACCCAAAAGTTTTTAAATTCCTCGAATCATCTGCTCTACCACCAAAAGATGTGGATAGACTTATTGTTTCTGCTTTTATCGAGATAAACAATCTTAGACTAGTAAATAATCTACTTCTTAAAGATTATTCTATAACCAAGAGAAATACAAAAAAAAGAAAAAAACTAAATGAATTTATTGCAATTGTAAAAGATGAAATTGAAGAATTTAATATAGAAGAGCTAATTGAACTCTTCGAGTTCGTTATTTCCCCTTCTGACAGAATTGTAAATGGTGCAATATATACTCCCTCAGATATTAGAGATTATATTGTAAACGAATCATTTAATAGAGATAATCTTGATATTGAAAACTGCCAAATTGCAGATATTGCGTGTGGTTGTTCGGGATTTTTATATACGGCTGCAAAAGAACTAAAAAGTAGAACGAATAGTACATATCAATACATTTTTGAAAATCAAATTTATGGTTTAGATATTCAACAATATTCAGTAACTCGTAGTAAATTACTATTGAGTTTATTAGCATTGTCTGAAGATGAAGATTTTGAAGAATTTCATTTTAATATTTATCAAGGGGATGCTTTACTTTTCAATTGGCAAGAAGTTATTAATAATTTTAATGGTTTTGAAATTATAGTTGGAAATCCGCCTTATGTTTCAGCTCGTAATTTAGATGAAGATGCTAAAGAAAATGTAAAACTTTGGGAGGTTTGTTCAACAGGAAACCCAGACTTATATATTCCATTTTTCCAAATTGGTTATGAGAATTTAGCTCCTAATGGAATTCTTGGTTTTATTACAATGAACACTTTTTTCAAGAGTTTGAATGGTAGAGCTTTAAGAGCATATTTTGAAAGAAATAATACTTCTATCAAGATTATTGATTTTGGCACTCTTCAGATTTTTAAATCGAAGAGCACTTATACATGTGTTTGCTTTATAGAGAAAACCGAACGGAATTATATCGAATATTATAAATCGGTTAATAAGGAGTTACCAACGAATGCTAATCTTTATCATAAAATTAATTATCAAAATTTAGATGCAAAAAAAGGTTGGAATCTTAATAATAATGAAATCATTTCTAGAATTGAGTGTGTTGGAAATCCTTTTGGAAAGAAATATAAGACAAGACACGGTATTGCAACACTTAAAAATGATATTTATATTTTCAAACCTGTAGAAGAAGATGAGGATTATTTTTATCTTCAGAATGGTAGTCTTTTTCCAATTGAAAAAGGGATTTGTAGAGATATATTAAACTCAAATAAATTGAGTCGAGAAGTTGATTTTGATAATGTTGTTGAAAAAGTTTTGTTTCCATATGATAATAAAGTAAAACCTAAAGCATTAGAAGAAGAGTTTTTGCAAGACACATATCCAAGAGCATTTGAATATTTACAAAGAAAAAGACTAATACTTTCTAAAAGAGATAAAGGTAAAGGAGAATATGAAAAATGGTTTGCTTTTGGTAGAACGCAATCTTTAGAAAAAGTAGGAAATAAATTATTCTTTCCTAAGTTTTCAGATAAGATTCCCAGCTATTTAATAAGCAATGATATTGATTTAATGTTCTACAATGGTCAAGCAATTATTGGTCACTCTGAAGAAGAAATGCATTTGATTAAAAAGATTATGGAATCACGCTTGTTTTGGTATTATATTAAAACAACCAGTAAACCTTATTCTTCAGCATATTATTCTTTAAACGGAACTTATATCAAGAATTTTGGTATTCCAGAGTTTACTAATGATGATATTGATTTTCTAATCAGTGAAGAAAATAGAAATATCATTGATGCTTTTTTAGAGGATTACTATGATATACAATTGACAGACGAAATGGTATTTTAAACCACGCTCTGCCAATCCCAAGAAAAAATACGGCTTTATACAGTAATCTCTGTATAAAGCCTTTTTTATTTGCTGTATCAAAACAAAAACTTGTAATATCCTTACAAGAGCT
This genomic stretch from Chryseobacterium sp. POL2 harbors:
- a CDS encoding helix-turn-helix transcriptional regulator, with protein sequence MIIKINIFTPYAIFMSKKVINRLKVVLAEKNVSSKWLAEQLDKNEATVSRWCTNEVQPPLKTFVKIAEKLDVKLTTLFND
- a CDS encoding class I SAM-dependent DNA methyltransferase, with translation MNPKVFKFLESSALPPKDVDRLIVSAFIEINNLRLVNNLLLKDYSITKRNTKKRKKLNEFIAIVKDEIEEFNIEELIELFEFVISPSDRIVNGAIYTPSDIRDYIVNESFNRDNLDIENCQIADIACGCSGFLYTAAKELKSRTNSTYQYIFENQIYGLDIQQYSVTRSKLLLSLLALSEDEDFEEFHFNIYQGDALLFNWQEVINNFNGFEIIVGNPPYVSARNLDEDAKENVKLWEVCSTGNPDLYIPFFQIGYENLAPNGILGFITMNTFFKSLNGRALRAYFERNNTSIKIIDFGTLQIFKSKSTYTCVCFIEKTERNYIEYYKSVNKELPTNANLYHKINYQNLDAKKGWNLNNNEIISRIECVGNPFGKKYKTRHGIATLKNDIYIFKPVEEDEDYFYLQNGSLFPIEKGICRDILNSNKLSREVDFDNVVEKVLFPYDNKVKPKALEEEFLQDTYPRAFEYLQRKRLILSKRDKGKGEYEKWFAFGRTQSLEKVGNKLFFPKFSDKIPSYLISNDIDLMFYNGQAIIGHSEEEMHLIKKIMESRLFWYYIKTTSKPYSSAYYSLNGTYIKNFGIPEFTNDDIDFLISEENRNIIDAFLEDYYDIQLTDEMVF
- a CDS encoding SDR family oxidoreductase, giving the protein MKKQKKRALRPKQSQNRPGTENKMSPLPETNPISYSKEGKLKDKVVLITGGDSGIGKAVALLFAKEGADIIIAYLNETNDAKQTKKEVETFSRKCTLIKADLAKESQCKKVIEKTIKIYKKIDILINNAALHWESASLEEISTDQLLRTFQNNFFSYFWITKYALPFLRKGSCIINTSSVTAYRGSPQLIDYSATKGAILSFTRSLASNLVDKGIRVNAVAPGPIWTPLISSSFSPKKNSEFGSDSPMKRAGMPNEVAPSFLFLASEDSSYITGQVIHPNGGEIING
- a CDS encoding ATP-binding protein — translated: MTNHNNSTKIPFKVSARTARLIGRENIASSKGAIIELVKNGYDADSKISIVYFDNKFSTVLNEITEEYVSELNSLGISKVEIFDLYEKDIENDNAYVIKKDVDEEKKKQFKNIIAKFCSLYIIDTGEGMTQKIIRDYWMTIGTDNKANDVFTKSGRVKAGAKGIGRFALDKLGGICEMTTIFNPEVHENDVDENGVATDYSGYRWIVNWEDFEGEFKTIDKVDAELIGINANSIIEEIEAQIPFLDLSKINFEEGAQFGTILKISNLRDNWEDFYVDQVFTDLEVLVPPKEVGEFEIYLFSSLAQNKYGEVLGSVCDDYDYKLVAKADENQNISITVYREEYDVELIPNGFFQREAMKNEPYRKEDFLQGFWKKETSFSQILMGFKERDEDNTFDNIGVFEFTFYFLKRSYSSDDASRFFYKGFMSNNRKDWLNKFGGIKLFRDNFRVRPYGEAKDAAFDWLSLGNRKAASPAGVAKSEGGYRVEPENVAGAVKISRLTNVNFEDKSSREGLQNNKTFDVFKQLLAGIINVFEDDRAFIAREMDAYDDERFGAERNRKKAEDLAKKIVADSREKRKQREDNPNNATNDNTSEEQQASDREKEILAIEIERKEEQIEKLKDEQKVLRGLASSGIVLASFSHDLSKLNDVLSSRTDKLKELISEKIKEEDYIQVERRKNPFSQIEKIKTQDVKLQNWLNFSMGATRKDKRKRPQVFLQNYFLEFKEDWKTVLDERGTNLEISEIEDIELRVFEIDLDSIFNNLLVNSIEAFNLMKVNRQREIQVKVHSNGKEVIFDYADNGTGLSKDIEKAEIIFEPLFTTRRNPHTAEEEGTGLGMWLVQSIVKENDGNLKLLFPENGFGLRISFPVKYKRQKDGQV